One window from the genome of Diabrotica virgifera virgifera chromosome 6, PGI_DIABVI_V3a encodes:
- the LOC126886091 gene encoding splicing regulatory glutamine/lysine-rich protein 1-like yields METDTPQTAAPAVTQIPAEIEAIIKATVEQTVATLMEKRLGKRKHRRSRSRSKSRSRSRSRSRGGRSRSRSKGRHDRSKSRGKHDRSRSRGRHDRSKSRGRRDRSRSRGRHDRSKSRGRRDRSRSRGKHDRCGSRGPCERFGNNRDEWNGWVGFGHPPHHHDHFHHHHPPGCFSEHFRPHGRHGRHGKRFPFPCGCSCSSRKEEEQNMESEKEEQNVQSEKEGTPAADKSLRENFKNLEVDN; encoded by the coding sequence ATGGAGACAGATACTCCTCAAACTGCAGCACCCGCTGTGACACAGATACCTGCAGAGATTGAGGCTATAATTAAAGCAACAGTTGAACAAACTGTTGCTACTTTAATGGAAAAACGGCTTGGTAAACGTAAACACCGCAGGTCCAGGTCTAGATCTAAGAGCAGAAGCCGTTCCAGATCTCGTAGCCGTGGTGGCCGTTCTAGATCAAGAAGCAAGGGTAGACATGACAGATCCAAAAGTAGAGGTAAACATGACAGATCAAGAAGCAGAGGTAGGCATGACAGATCAAAAAGTAGAGGAAGACGTGACAGGTCAAGAAGCAGAGGTAGGCATGACAGATCAAAAAGTAGAGGTAGACGTGACAGGTCAAGAAGCAGAGGTAAACATGACAGATGTGGAAGCCGCGGTCCCTGTGAAAGATTTGGAAACAATAGAGACGAGTGGAATGGTTGGGTAGGTTTTGGACACCCACCGCATCATCATGATCACTTCCACCATCATCATCCACCGGGTTGTTTCAGTGAACATTTTAGACCTCATGGTAGACATGGTAGACATGGTAAAAGGTTTCCATTTCCTTGTGGATGCTCTTGCAGCtcgagaaaagaggaagaacAAAATATGGAAAGTGAAAAGGAAGAACAAAATGTTCAAAGTGAAAAGGAAGGTACTCCGGCCGCCGATAAGAGTTtaagagaaaattttaaaaatttggaggTGGATAACTGA